One Peptococcus niger genomic window carries:
- a CDS encoding cupin domain-containing protein: MIIQDKDMHREMRSQCFGGDGEVEFKFLVPPEKLKGEAKMFNLLTFAPGSSLGLHEHTDNFELYYILEGTATVDDNGTTVDVGPGDMIYTADGAKHSITAKSPMKMIATVIYENKAK; this comes from the coding sequence ATGATTATTCAAGATAAAGACATGCACCGGGAAATGCGCAGCCAGTGCTTTGGCGGGGATGGTGAGGTAGAGTTTAAATTTCTCGTGCCGCCGGAAAAGTTAAAGGGTGAGGCAAAAATGTTTAACCTTTTGACCTTTGCGCCCGGCTCTTCACTGGGGCTGCATGAACACACGGATAATTTTGAGCTTTACTATATTTTGGAAGGCACCGCTACCGTTGATGACAACGGCACCACCGTTGATGTGGGCCCCGGCGACATGATCTACACCGCTGACGGCGCCAAGCATTCTATTACCGCTAAGTCACCGATGAAGATGATTGCCACGGTGATTTACGAAAATAAAGCAAAATAA